From the Longimicrobiaceae bacterium genome, one window contains:
- a CDS encoding glycosyltransferase yields the protein ALRRCLDALRDGDARPAELVVVDQGRDGSARPVVEPLQAAGWRVVYLAQEPRGLAAAQNAGVAAAASPVVAVTDDDCIPDPAWLPVVARTLVDSREVDVLAGRVLPAPPAGDRSVPVSTRASPTRRDFRGRQVPWHVGSGNNFALRREWYLRVGGCDERLGPGAPAQGGVDMDLFYRLLRAGARVRYEPDALVLHERQTPAERRARRPMYGHGMGAACGIWLRGGDAYALPVLARWVGLRLASVARPRDTGRMQALREEAAILAATARGVAWGLRARGG from the coding sequence GCGCTGAGGCGCTGCCTGGACGCCCTCCGCGACGGGGACGCCCGCCCCGCCGAGCTGGTGGTGGTGGACCAGGGGCGGGACGGCTCCGCGCGCCCCGTCGTGGAGCCGCTGCAGGCGGCCGGTTGGCGGGTGGTCTACCTCGCGCAGGAGCCGCGCGGGCTGGCGGCCGCGCAGAACGCGGGGGTGGCCGCCGCGGCATCGCCGGTGGTGGCGGTCACGGACGACGACTGCATCCCGGACCCGGCGTGGCTCCCGGTGGTGGCCCGGACCCTGGTGGACTCCCGGGAGGTGGACGTGCTCGCGGGCCGGGTGCTCCCGGCGCCCCCGGCGGGCGACCGGAGCGTCCCCGTCTCCACCCGCGCGAGCCCCACGCGCCGCGATTTCCGGGGGCGGCAGGTGCCCTGGCACGTGGGGAGCGGGAACAACTTCGCGCTCCGGCGGGAGTGGTACCTGCGCGTCGGCGGGTGCGACGAGCGGCTGGGGCCCGGCGCCCCCGCGCAGGGGGGCGTGGACATGGACCTCTTCTACCGGCTCCTCCGCGCCGGGGCGCGCGTCCGCTACGAGCCGGACGCGCTGGTGCTGCACGAGCGGCAGACGCCCGCCGAGCGCCGGGCGCGCCGCCCCATGTACGGGCACGGGATGGGCGCCGCCTGCGGGATCTGGCTGCGGGGGGGCGACGCGTACGCGCTCCCGGTGCTGGCCCGGTGGGTCGGGCTCCGCCTGGCGAGCGTGGCGCGCCCCCGCGACACCGGCCGCATGCAGGCGCTCCGGGAAGAGGCGGCGATCCTCGCGGCCACGGCACGGGGGGTTGCGTGGGGACTGCGCGCCCGAGGAGGGTAG